GCGGAATTTGATGACTGACAAAGGCCGGAGCCGCGATGCGCGGCTCCGGCCTTTTCGTATCAACCGACCTCTGACTACCAGGTCAGATCACGCCCCTCGAGATCGTACTTGGTGAGCATGCGGTGGATCGTCTTGCGGTCGATGCCCGCCGTGCGCGCCGCCTGCGAGATGTTGCCGTTGTGCCGCTTGAGCAGATCGCGCAGGTACTCCTTTTCAAAGTGCGTGATCGCGTCGTTCTTGGCGTCGTGAAACGGCAGATCCGCGGAGTACGACGCCACGGGCCGCGCGCTGGTGGGCACGGCCGAAAGCTCCTCGGGCATGTCCTCGGGATGAATCTCCTGATCCGGCAGGCAGAGCGAGACGATTCGCTCCATCAGGTTCTGCAGCTCGCGCACGTTGCCGGGCCAGGCGTAATCCACCATCAGCCGCATGGCGTCCGGCGCGAACCGCAGGTTGCCGCGGTCGTACTCCTGCGCGTAGCGGCGGAGAAAGTGCTGGGCCAGCGCGGGGATGTCCTCGCGGCGCTGGCGCAGCGGCGGAAGCTTCACGGGGACGACGTTCAGCCGGTACAGGAGGTCCTGCCGCAGCACGCCGTCGCGCACCGCCTGCTCCGGATCGCGGTTGGTGGCGCTGATCCAGCGCACGTCGATGGGAATCTCCACCTCGCCGCCCACCCGCCGGATGCGGCGCTCCTGGATGACGCGGAGAAGCTTGGCCTGCAGGTCCATGCTCATCTCCGACACCTCGTCCATGAAGAAGCTGCCCCCGCCCGCCACCTCCAGCAGCCCGCGCTTCAGGTTGTCGGCGCCGGTGAACGCGCCCTTCTCGTGCCCGAACAGCTCCGATTCCAGCAGATGGTCGGGGAGCGCGGCGCAGTTGATGGCCATGAACGCGCGCCCGTTTCGCCGGCTGTTGGCGTGAAGCGCACGGGCGATGAGCTCTTTTCCCGTCCCGGACTCGCCGGAGATGAAGACATTCGCATCCGTCGGCGCCACCCGCGACACCACCGAGAACACCTTCTGGATGCTCTCGCTGGTGCCGATGATGTTCTCGAAGCTGTAATGCTTCTTCAGCTGGTCGCGCAGATGGGCGTTGTCGCGCACCAGCTGCACCTGCGTCCCCGCCCGCCCGATGAGGATGCGCAATTGCGTGGCGGTGAACGGCTTGGGGATATAGTCGTACGCGCCGGCCCGGATCGCCTCCACGCTGCTGTCCACCGTGGCGAAGCCGGTGATCATCACCACCAGCGTTTCCGGCGCCATCTTCTTTACTTCCTTGAGCAGCGCCAGCCCGTCGATGTCGGGCAGGTTCAGGTCGGTAAGCAGAATGTCCGGGCGATGGCGGCGAACGGTCTCAAGCGCGTTGCGGCCGCGGTGCTCGGTGAGGATGTGGTATCCCTCGCTGGACAGGATCTGACCGCAGCTCTTGACCAGCAACTCCTCATCATCGCAGATCAGAACGCTGATCGGCGAGTCGGGCTGTGCGTCGTTGCTCATGAGATTGCTCAAGAGGAGCGGGCGGAAGCGGCCCCGGAAGGTCAAACAGCATCAGTGGGCGAGGGCCAATCTATGTTCCACAGGCGAGTGGGGCAACTGTGCCGCATTGGGGCGCCATTCTCCTCCCGCCACGAGACGCACGCGAGCGCATTTTGAGAGCGGGAATAACGCGCGGAAACGTGAAGGATGGCATCGCCGCCCTGCCCCCCAAGTCTCCCTCCGAGACGACACCCGACCGTGCTCCCTCAAAGTTTCCGGCGCACAAAGACGGCCTTGCTGGCCGCGCGCTCCTACGCACGAGCGAACGGTTGACAGTAGGGCGCCCGGCCTAGCCCGCTCCCACGCCCGTTCTCGCGCGGAAAGCAGATCCTACGTCGGCGCCCAGCTCCGGGCTGGCGGAGAGTACGGCCGGCGCCGCCTCAGGATGACGCTGTGGGGCGCCCGACGAGAACGATGGTGCTCTCGAAAGGTGCGCGAGCGTGCACGAGGTCCGCGGCCGCAGTCCGCGGAGGCGGACTTCGCGTGTTTCGAGGCGCGGTTTCAACCGCCGGACTGATCTCCGCCCCGCCGACGCTGTTGCTTGAATGTGGCGTCTGCGTCCATGTGCGCAACGGCTGCGGACCACGTGCCGGTTCGTGTGCACCACGCATGCACCGCCCGGGACGCTCCGGACGCACCACTTTCGTACTCTCGCACTAACGCACTCACGCACACCGCACTCACGCACTTCGTGTGGTACAAACGCAGAAACGCCCGCCCCGAGCGTGAAGCTCGAGACGGGCGGTTCTGAAGATAAGGCCGGCGGCGCCGTACTCTCCCAC
Above is a window of Longimicrobium terrae DNA encoding:
- a CDS encoding sigma-54-dependent transcriptional regulator yields the protein MSNDAQPDSPISVLICDDEELLVKSCGQILSSEGYHILTEHRGRNALETVRRHRPDILLTDLNLPDIDGLALLKEVKKMAPETLVVMITGFATVDSSVEAIRAGAYDYIPKPFTATQLRILIGRAGTQVQLVRDNAHLRDQLKKHYSFENIIGTSESIQKVFSVVSRVAPTDANVFISGESGTGKELIARALHANSRRNGRAFMAINCAALPDHLLESELFGHEKGAFTGADNLKRGLLEVAGGGSFFMDEVSEMSMDLQAKLLRVIQERRIRRVGGEVEIPIDVRWISATNRDPEQAVRDGVLRQDLLYRLNVVPVKLPPLRQRREDIPALAQHFLRRYAQEYDRGNLRFAPDAMRLMVDYAWPGNVRELQNLMERIVSLCLPDQEIHPEDMPEELSAVPTSARPVASYSADLPFHDAKNDAITHFEKEYLRDLLKRHNGNISQAARTAGIDRKTIHRMLTKYDLEGRDLTW